The following DNA comes from Corallococcus exiguus.
GGGTGGCTCTTCTTCTCCGCGACGACGGCCGGCCGTGGCCGCGAGGGCTGGTACTCCAACGGCGACCCGGGCCGCGTAGACCCGATGCGCGACATCGCGCCCGCGGGGATGGACGCGAACCCCCACGGGTTCGTGCGCGCGGGGGGCTCCGTCCTCTTCATCGCCACGGACCCGGCACAGGGGGAGGAACCCTGGGCGCTGCCCTTCCTCCCCGCGGCCCGCTGCGCCCGCCTGGAGCCCTGAGCGCTACGCCGCGCGCCTCACCGCGGGCGTGGGGTGCAGCCCGCCCGTGTTCGGCGCGGGCAGCACCACGGTGGGCCCCAGGCCCGGGGCCAGGAGGTGCGAGGTGAGCAGCGAGGACGGGTGGAAGTTCACGAACGACGCGTCATGCGCGGACGGGCCCGCGAAAAGCTTCTCCACCACCATGGACGCGTACTGCTCCAGCGAGTCCTCGCGCGTGTTTCCGTTGAGCACCACCTCCCAGCCCATCTGCTCCGCGAAGCGGCGCACGCCGGGGATGCGCGACAACAGCGGCGTGTAGCTCTCCGTGCTCACGCCGTTCTCGCTCACCACGAAGACTTCATTCGCGGTGGCCACCGCCAGGGACATGTTCCCCTGCGTGTGGCCGGGCGTGCTGAGCAGCGCCGCGCCCTGGCCCAGCCACGTGTCCCCGTCCAGGAGCACCACGCGCTCGTCGGGGATGTCCGCGCCGCCGGGCACGAACCACACGTGCTGCATGGGGTGCAGGTGCTTCACCATGGTCCACTCCGCGCGCTGCACCAGCAGCTTCGCCCGGGGGAACACGGGCGGGGCGCCGTCACCGCCCAGCCAGCCGCGCAGGTCCTGGATGTGCAGGTGGTCGAAGGCCAGGTAGTCCACGTCCGACGGCGTCAGCCCCAGCTGCTCCAGGTAGCCCTGCACCGTGCCGTGGCGGGTGGACATCACCTTGTCGGAGAGGAACGCGCCGTAGCGCTCGCGCAGCGCGCGGTAGAAGGGCGCCGCGTGGCCCCGCTCGTAGTCGGTGGGGTTGAAGAGCAGCGTGCGCCGCTGGCCGGTGCCTGCTTCCGCGAACTGCACCACCTGCATGCGGTTGGTCATCATCACGTAGGGAGCTGGTGACAGCGCCGCCCCGCTGAAGGCGAACAGCGTGGGGTAGGGGAACGTGATGAGGTCGCATGTGGCCACCGCCGCCACCGGGCCTTCCCGGACGAAGGCTTCGCGGGCCTCCTGCGCGGCGCGGCGCAGCTTCTGGAGACGGGCGCCGGGCGAACGCTCGGTGCGGGCCTCGGGCAGGAGGGGCAGGGGACGGAATGGGGCAGAAGCGGAAATCATGACGCGACTCCCTTCGGGCAGGGGGACGTGCCCCCTGGCTGGCCGGTCGGCGTGCCGCTCCGAGTCTAGCGCCGCCAGAAGGGCAGCGACACGCGCCCCCTTCGCTGTATAGGGTCGGAATGGCGATGGCGAGGAAGTCCGACGACACCCTCTCGGGAGATGTTCAGCCGGAAGACATCCGGCTGGAGGTCTCCCTGCGCCCGCGCTCCTTCGACGAGTACGTGGGGCAGGGTGCGGTCGTCGAAAAGCTCAAGGTGTACGTGGCCGCGGCGAAGAGCCGGGGTGACTCGCTGGACCACTGCCTGTTCTCCGGCCCTCCCGGCCTGGGCAAGACGTCGCTCGCGTACATCATCGCGAACGAATTGGGCGTGGGCATCCACGTCACCAGCGGCCCCGCGCTGGAGAAGAAGGGCGACCTGGCGGGTCTGCTCACCAACCTCAACGAGCGGGACATCCTCTTCATCGACGAAATCCACCGCCTCAATGCCGCCGTGGAGGAATACCTCTACCCGGCGATGGAGGACTTCCGGCTGGACATCACCATCGACACCGGGCCCGCCGCCCGCGCGATGAAGATTGATTTGCCGCCCTTCACGCTGGTGGGCGCCACCACGCGCACGGGCCTGCTCACGTCCCCGCTGCGCGACCGCTTCCAGATTCAGGATCGCCTGGAGTACTACGAGCCGAAGTTCCTGGAGCAGATTCTCGACCGCTCCGCGCGCATCCTCGGCGTACCCCTGGACCGCGCCGCCAGCCGCGAAATCTCCACCCGCTCGCGCGGCACGCCCCGCATCGCCAACCGGCTGTTGCGCCGCCTGCGCGACTTCGCCCAGGTGGAGGGCAATGGCCGCATCACCTACGACCTGGCGCACGACTCGCTGAGCCGCCTGGGCGTGGACGCCAGCGGCCTGGATGCGATGGACCGCAAGATCCTCCTCACCATCCTGGAGAAGTTCGGCGGCGGTCCGGTGGGCGTGGAGACCATCGCCGCGAGCGTGGGCGAACAGCGCGACACCATCGAGGACGTCTACGAGCCCTTCCTGATGCAGGAGGGCTTCCTCATGCGCACGCCCCGGGGCCGCACCGCCACGCTGCGCACCTACCAGTACTTCAAGAAGACGCCGCCCCCCAGCTCCCCGCAAGGGGCGCTCTTCTAGCCCGCACCACTTCCCGCCATGAGCCAAGCCTCCGCGCCCGCCGTGCCCACGGTCATCCCCAGTCCCCGCGACTACTACGGCGACCTGATGCGCGCCTCTCAGGCCACGCGCGCGGGCTTCCTCGCCGAGCGCGAGCGCTGGCTCCGCGGCGTCCCGGTGGAGGGCCGCGAGGAGCTGCTCTTCGAGTTCGAGATGTGGCTGCGCGCCGTGGAGCGCTACCTGAACCTCCACAACTCCGTGGTGGACGCCCGCGCCCGGCCGCTCGTCACGCGCGACTTCCACGAGGAGCTGGTGGACGTGCGCGACGCCATGGAGCGCGCCGTGCGCGTCGCCCGGCACCTGCAGGACCCGGACAGCGACCCGAAGATGGTCTTCCGCAAGTACGTGGAGACCCAGCTCGCGGACGACCGCGTGCGCCGGCTGCTGATTGAAGAAGAGCTGGATCAGGAGACCCCGCCGGAGAGCCTCTTCGTCGTGCGCGAGGCGTTCGACGCGCTGAAGAACCTGCTCGACAACCTGCTCCAGCTGCCGCTCATCGGCCTGTCGCTGTTCCAGGACGTGGGCAAGCTGACGCTGCGGGAGATTGTCCTCAACCGCTACTTCCGCCCCTTCCGCCCGCTGGAGTTCCGCGTCGAGTACGACCGCCTGCGCTCCGTGCGCCTGCTGGACGTGCTGGGCTCGCTGCCCGCGGACACGCGGCCCCTCTTCACCACCGCGTTCCTGGGCCTGTTCCGCGTGCTGCACTACCTGACGCACGTGGACCCGGAGGCGCAGCCGCCCGTGCCGCGCCGCGTGCGCGTGCTCCTGTTCCTGGTGCGCGGCGAGGTGTCCGCCGTCGCCAGCTACCTGCACACGGACCTGTCTCCCAAGGCCGGCCCCAAGCACCTGCAGGCCGCCACGCTGCGCGCCGCGCGCGACCTGGCCCGCGAGACGGACCGCATCTCCCGCGAGGTGCTGGTGGACCTGGACCGCGACCCCGCCGCCCCGCTGCGCGCCGCGGAGGCCTTCACCACGCTCTTGCGCCAGCAGATCGTCGCGCTGGTGGACGCGCTGGCCCCCAATGGCTCGCTGGGGGATGAGGCCTTCGGCCACCTCACCAGCGCCCAGGACGCCGCGCTGCGCCTGCGCAAGGACCTGTGGGTCTACGCCCAGCTGTGCCGCGCCGCTGAAAGCCACCTGCGCTCGGAGGACGTGGCCGCCGCCGAGCGCGTGCTGGAGGCCCTCAAGTCGTTCCTCGACTACTTCCACGACGGCGGCTACCAGCTGCTGCGCTACGCGGACTACGACGCCTTCGACCGCTTCACCTCGCTGCTGGTGGAGCTGCCCTGGCCCCCGGAAGGCCCCGGCATCCGCAGCCGCCTGGCGGAGGACCTCCGGCGTTTCTCGCAGACGCTGGAGACCACCTTCCACGCCGTCAGCCGCCGCTCGCTCCTCCAGGGCCGCGGCTTCGACAGGCCGGACGCGGAAGCCCTGCGCGACCGCTTCCTGCCGCCTGCTCGCTGACCCACCCTCTGCGTCACGATTCCCGTCAAGCCCCGGACTCCCCGTATGTCCGGGATGTGCGTTTGCTTCCGGGCACTCGCCTGCGATAGAGACGCGCCCCTGTCACGTGGGTGACACGCACTCCGGGTTGGCGTGAAACCACTCGGGTGCCCCGGGGTTCGAAGGATGAATTCCGGACATCGCTGTCACGGTGGGAGGCGCAGTGGTGGGTTTCCCAAGAGGGGTGTCTGGGCTCCGGGCCCTGCCGTCCCCTGTCCCGGCGTCCCATGCGCCAGCAGTTCCAGGGGGTTGGGAAGGGCGGGGCCTCCTTTTCAGGCAATTCTTGTGTCACGGCCGCGTGGCATGTTGATTGCTTTTATGCGCAGCGCGTCAGGCCGCCGTGGAACGGCCTGACGGGGCCATACCCCGCGTATGTCAGTACGAAGCAGTCCCTAGAGGCGACACCGACATGCTCCAGTTCAACGACTTCCAGCGCACCCTCTCCCAGCCGGCCATCTGCCGCGGCGTGGGGCTCCACTCCGGGTTGCCCGTGACGCTGACCCTGAAGCCCGCGCCCGCGGGGCATGGAATCGTCTTCGTCCGCACGGACCTGGAGCGCCCGGTGAGCATCCCCGCGCTGGCGGAGTACGTGGTGGACACGTCGCTGGCCACCACGCTGGGCCGCGACGGCGTGAAGGTGGGCACGGTGGAGCACCTGATGTCCGCGCTGGCGGCGCTGGGCATCGACAACGTGCGCGCGGAGCTGGACGGGCCGGAAGTGCCCATCATGGATGGCAGCGCGGCTCCCTTCACGCACGCCATCATGGAGGCCGGGTCGCACGAACTGGACGCGCCGCGCGAGTACCTGGTCATCAAGAAGAGCGTGGCGGTGACGGACGGCGACAAGCAGGCCTCGCTCACCCCCGCCCGGCGCTTCCGCATCAGCTGCACCATCGACTTCGAGCACCCCGTC
Coding sequences within:
- the lpxC gene encoding UDP-3-O-acyl-N-acetylglucosamine deacetylase — its product is MLQFNDFQRTLSQPAICRGVGLHSGLPVTLTLKPAPAGHGIVFVRTDLERPVSIPALAEYVVDTSLATTLGRDGVKVGTVEHLMSALAALGIDNVRAELDGPEVPIMDGSAAPFTHAIMEAGSHELDAPREYLVIKKSVAVTDGDKQASLTPARRFRISCTIDFEHPVIQGQSFDVDVNDRGFSREISRARTFGFLRDVEKLKTLGLARGGSLENAVVVDEAAILNPDGLRFPDEFVRHKILDAIGDVSLFGRPVIGHMTAFKTGHALNHKLVRKVLADPSSFDIVTARRRDVEGREPGRGSLAGALELEPLVA
- the ruvB gene encoding Holliday junction branch migration DNA helicase RuvB; translation: MAMARKSDDTLSGDVQPEDIRLEVSLRPRSFDEYVGQGAVVEKLKVYVAAAKSRGDSLDHCLFSGPPGLGKTSLAYIIANELGVGIHVTSGPALEKKGDLAGLLTNLNERDILFIDEIHRLNAAVEEYLYPAMEDFRLDITIDTGPAARAMKIDLPPFTLVGATTRTGLLTSPLRDRFQIQDRLEYYEPKFLEQILDRSARILGVPLDRAASREISTRSRGTPRIANRLLRRLRDFAQVEGNGRITYDLAHDSLSRLGVDASGLDAMDRKILLTILEKFGGGPVGVETIAASVGEQRDTIEDVYEPFLMQEGFLMRTPRGRTATLRTYQYFKKTPPPSSPQGALF
- a CDS encoding MBL fold metallo-hydrolase, whose product is MISASAPFRPLPLLPEARTERSPGARLQKLRRAAQEAREAFVREGPVAAVATCDLITFPYPTLFAFSGAALSPAPYVMMTNRMQVVQFAEAGTGQRRTLLFNPTDYERGHAAPFYRALRERYGAFLSDKVMSTRHGTVQGYLEQLGLTPSDVDYLAFDHLHIQDLRGWLGGDGAPPVFPRAKLLVQRAEWTMVKHLHPMQHVWFVPGGADIPDERVVLLDGDTWLGQGAALLSTPGHTQGNMSLAVATANEVFVVSENGVSTESYTPLLSRIPGVRRFAEQMGWEVVLNGNTREDSLEQYASMVVEKLFAGPSAHDASFVNFHPSSLLTSHLLAPGLGPTVVLPAPNTGGLHPTPAVRRAA